The Verrucomicrobiota bacterium nucleotide sequence CGGCGCGCGAGCAGCCCAAGCAGCCCGAGCGCCTTGCGCTCGGCCGAGTCGCGCACCGTACACGTGTTGAGCACGACGACGCCCGCCTCCTCGAGGCTCGCCGCCGCCTGAAAGCCCGCCTTGACGAGGCCGCCGGCGACAAGCTCCGAGTCGAGCTCGTTCATCTGGCAGCCGTAGGTGCGGATGTAAAAGGCCCGTGTGCCCATGGTGCTGGAGGCCGTGGATGGGATTGCTTCTAGAGTCCAAGCATGGCGCGGAGCTGCGCGACGCGCGAGTCGCCGGGATAGAGCTGTTCAAGCATCAGGAACTGCCATCCGGCTCCCTCGCGATCGCCCTGACTCATGCGTCCGGCGATCTGCCCGGACACGAGCGGCACGAAGTCGAAGTTCGAGTAGATGGCGCTGAGCGCCCTGAGGTCCTCGATATAGGTCGCCAAGCTCTCGTGCTGTCTCGGATCGATCCGGAGGAGCATATCGGCGTAGACGTGCTCGTCGACGAGGCGCAGCGACGGCATGCTCTGCGGCGTCATCGTGCGAACGACGGCGATGTTGGCCCGGGCCACCTCGGCCGCCTCGGTCTCGGTGCCGAGTTCGAACTCGGTCATCGCGTCATTGCCTCGTCCCGCGCGCAGCATCTGCAGGCCCCGCCGGATGTGATACGCGCGGCCCATGTTCCCGTCCAGCGTGAGCACCTTGGGGCCGAGGCGCTCGCTGTGCGCGATCTGATCGAGCGCGTCGATTGCGGTCTGGGCCAACTGCACGATGTCCTCCGGTCCCGGCGGCGTCGGTTCGTTCCAGGCCAGCGACATCCTGTACCGGTCGTCGAGACGCTTGAACGTCTCGTAGTCGGCGGCGCCGCGGAACGCCGCCGCCCACTGGGTCCGGTTCGCCGCGACCTCTTCGGGTGTGGTCTGAGCGAGCAGGCTGAGATTGAGCGCGAAGATCGGAATCTCGGGGTACAACCCGTACGCGCCCTGATCAACTTCGCGCAGGGAGGCCCGTTCCGCTCTCCACCGGGCCATGGCTGCCCGCCACATGGCGCGTGCTCCATCGAAGTCGCCCTCGAGGGCTCGGACCATTGCCTCGGCATTCATGATCCACGGCCAGTACAGGTCGGGCATGTGGACCAGCACCATCCTGTTCTCTCTCTTGGTCAGGCTGGAGCCGCTCCGGACCCGCCGCATGCGCGCCGTGGTCTCGTCCTCCCAGAGCCAGGCCTGGGCGAGGGCCGCCTTCGCCTCCTCGAGCTCGTTGGCCCGTACGAGCGTCTCAGTCAGGAACACGCGGGCGGTGAAATTGCGCGGCTCGAGCTCGATCGCCCGGCGGTAGTGGTCGATGGCGCGGACCAGGTCGCCCGTCTTGCGGTAGTAGTGGCCCCAGAGGAGCTGCACCTTCTCGTGGAACGGCTGGACCTGCTCCAGCGCGCGGAGGTACTCGGCCGCTTTGCCAAGCCGGTCCAGGTACAGCGCCATCTCGGGCAGCGCGAAGTACAGATTGTGGTCCAGAGGCCGTCGCGCGTAGACGTCCTCATAGATCTTGAACACCTCGTCCGTCGGGATCCTACGCTTCGCGAGCTCCCGCCGAGCCGAGTTGAAGACCTGGAGCGAGCGCGCGTGCTGGACGGTCGTCATGAACAGATACACGCCCGCCGCCGCCACGAGCAGTGCCAGACCGGCCTTCGCGGCCACGGGCAACGCGCGCGGAACCTTGACCCCGCGTCCGCGGTGCCAGGCGGTGGCCAGCGCGAACGTCGCCGAGATGAGCATCGATGCCTCGGGGAGCCGGTAGGGGAAATCGACCGCCTGCATCACGGCGATCGCCGTGATCGCCGTCGTCGCCCCGAGCAGCACGACGCTGCGCCACGAGTCCTCGCCTCGAGGCCACGCGAGCGATCCCGTGTAGAACAAAACGAACAGCGCGACGAACACGGCCAACCCGACGACGCCGGTCTCGACCAGCACGGCCAGGTACTCGCCGTGGACGCGCCCAGGGTTGCGCTCGATGAAGTTGGGATTGTTGATGAACGTCTGCGCGTGCTTCTCCGTTACGAGCCGCTCGCCTTTGCCCGGCACAAGCAGGCTCACCGTCCCGGGCGGTGGATATCTCTCGGGCAGGAGCGTCAGCCGTTTCGGAGCCTGCCCGCCCGGTGGCCGGATGAACGCCCTGGGGTTGAGCACGAGCATCCTCTCGTAGCGCGACGGTCCCGGCAGAATCCTCGACATATACTTGTTGCAGTACGTGAAGAAGCTCTCCGCGCCGAAGCCCAGGATCGGCCGTTCCCTGACCATCTGCGGTACGGTGTCCCACAGAATCTCGCGTGCCCGGAGACCCGTCCGTGCCTCACGCGGGGGGATGATGTAGCTCTGCGAAGCGGCCTTCACCACAAAGAAACCGATCAGCGCCGCTCCCAGCGCGACGCCCAAGCCGATGGCCGTCTGCGGCCGGAACCTCGCGGGCTGCTTCACCCGGATCATGATCGCAAGAAAGACGAGACCGGCGAGCATGCCGCTGAACCCCGCCCACGAATTGGTGAACAGCAGCAGCGCGAAGCCGAGAACCACCGCCACCGCCATGCCGAAGAATGGCTCGAAAACCAGTGCCGCAACGACGCCGCCCACCCCGATCAGCGCCCAGACCTTGACCCAGTTTGCCCATCCGAGCATGTTCGTCTGGGCGCTCTTCAATTGCGTCCCGACGGCGTTCCATTCCGCCGGAGTTGTCTGGGCGCTCTCCCTGGCGGCATCCAGCTTGTCGCCCAGCTCCGTCAAGCGACCGTTCTCCTCGGCCGCCCCCCAGAGCAGCAAAGCGGCGACGATGACCCAGACGACCGCCGCGCCCAGCGCCACCGGCCCGATGTGTGGGCGCCGGTGCATCACCAGCCCGGCAAGGCCTATCGGCACGAGCACCAGCAGCGCCGAGGCGAGGAAGTTCGGATTGCCGAGGAACGATGCCGCGCGAACGCCGAAATCCTTCTCCCATGGCGCCGCGTCCGGGTGCAGGTTCGTCGAGAGGAACCAGATCTCGCGCCCGTTCATGTCGAACAGGTGGTTGCCCATCACGTACCACAGGTAATGGACCACGCCGACGACGGCGACCAGCCCGAGCATGCCCATGAACACCCGCACAAGCGTGCGCTGGTCGCGCTCGGTGACGAACGCGCCCTTGACCACGAAGAACACGGCTACCCCGGCCAGCATCTCCTTGAGTCGTCGCGACGAGTCGAAGTGGTACGGCACCAGCAGCGACGCCACGAGCGAGATGAGGAAGAAGCCGGCGAGCGCCGCGTCGACCCAGTGGAACCGGAGATGCGGCACGTGCCCCACGGCGATCGCCACGAGCCAGAGCGTCGTGACCACGACCGCCATCATCTCCGCCACGCTCCACTGATAGATGCTGTTCTCGCTGCCGAGCAGCATCCCCTGCATGTAGAACCAGTTCGGCGACAACACAAGAAGCGCGGGGAAGCCGGCGTAACACGCCAGACGTGTCAGCCGCAGCATGAGGCCGTCGGGCGGCCCCGCCGGGGCGGCGGGGCGCGCGGCCGGCCGGGGCTTGCCGGGCAGCCGTCTTGTCTTGTGCGAGGCGCGCTTGCTCATCGGCCGAGCGTCTCCACGATCTCGAGCAGCCACCGGGCGGCTGCGTCGAGCTCGACGAGGTCCATTGATTCCTGCTTTGTGTGCGGATCCCTATACCCCAGCCCCAGGACGACCGACGTGATCCCCCGGCCGTTCAGGACGTTCGCGTCGCTGCCGCCGCCGCTGCGCAGCAGCATGCTCCGGCGCCCGATCGCCCGGGCCGCCCTGGCCGCGGCGCGCACCAGCGGATGCGTCTTCGGCACATCATACGTCGTGAACGCGCGCGTGGTCTCGACCTGCGCCTCGGCGCCTGCGGCCTCGGCCGTCTTGAGAAACGTGGTTCTCGCGTGCGTCACCCAGCGTCCGAGCTTGCGCTCGGAGAAACTGCGTGCCTCGCCGCGCACGAGCGCCTCGTCGGGCACGATGTTGGTCGCCGTGCCCCCCTCGATCACGCCGATGTTGGCCGTCATCTCCTCGTCGAGCCGGCCTTGGCGGAGCCGCGCGATTGCCCGGGCAGCCACGGTGATGGCGTTGATGCCCTTCTCCGGCTCGATGCCCGCGTGCGCCTTGCGGCCCTTGATGCGCACATCGAGGTGGTCCGACGACGGCGCCGATACCACAATACTGCCCACCGGCGTGTTGCTGTCGAGCACCAACCCGAGCCGTCCTTCGATCCGCCCGTAGTCGAGGTGCTCGACGCCGAGCAGCCCCACCTCCTCGGCCACCGAGAAGACGAACTCGACCGTCCTGAAAGTCTTCCGTCGTCGCGCCAGTATACGCGCCGCCTCGATCATGACGGCTATCCCCGCCTTGTCGTCGGCGCCGAGCACCGTCGTGCCGTCGCTGCGCACCACCGTACCGCGCCGTTCGATGCGCAGATGGGGCGTTGGCTCCACCGTGTCCATGTGCGCCACCACCACCAACGGTGGCGCGTCGGCCCTCGAACCTCGGAGCCGGAAGACGAGGTTGTTCGCGTTGCCTCCAATCGCCTTGCCCGCGCGGTCCTCGAACCATTCATCGGCTACAGGCCGCATCGCGCGCTTGACGTAGGCGGCCACCGGCTTCTCGCGACGCGAGGGCGAGTTGACGTGCAGCAGTTCCACAAAGATCTGTCGTAACCGGCGGCTGTTCATGGCGGCCCGTTCTGTTCGTTACCGGTGCAGCACTACATCGTTACACACAACGGGCTACGGGCGCAACACGCCCGTAGCCCGGATTCTCTCTCGCTCAACTACAGCGGCTCAGGTCAGACTGCCAACCGGCCCTGTCACTCCTCCTCCGCGGCGCCCGCAATTCGGCCTAGGGCTTCAATGTAGCCTGTACGCTCGCCCTTGTAGATCATGCCGGCGAAGCCTGTGTAGTGCACGACCCCTGACAGTGTCTCAACTGCGAAGATCTCCATGGCCGCCACGATCGTCGTCTTTGTCCCTGTACCCGTCTGGAGGTTCAGCGTGTTGCCACCCGACTGGTTTATTGTTGTCGGAAACTCATCATCCTCACCGGTCACGGTCATGGGGTCTGCCGAGCCTGACAGAGTCCCGAGCCACGACCGGCCCATGTTGTCGTAGCCCTGAATAGTGCTTCCGGTCTGGATCAGGGTGATGATTACGAAGTTGTCCTCAACGGCCTGATCCACTTCGTAGCTGCCGCTGATGTTGCCGCCGAAGCGTACGTCGAGCTCGCTGAAGTCGGCCGACTCACTCCACGTCTTGCCGTCATCGGGCGTGCAGCCGCCGATCATCAAGGAGGCCGCTATCCCAAGCAGGCAGATCGTCACAAGTAGCTTTGACATTGTCTCCTCCGTCTCCTCTCTTAAGCTTGCCGCGAGTTCCCTCCTCATACGGACAAACATACTTACCCGGCCCCGCAGCAACCGTCAAGTCAATTTTCCGTCCGGCACCTTGTCGAGCCCGTTCCAGGGCCCATGACTCAACCCGCACTTGCATGGCATGCAACCAATCCTGCCAAGCCTTCTTGAGCTGCAACGCCCCATCGCCCTCGCATCAGTCCACACCCGATCTTCACGCCCCGGCCGGCGTGTGATAGACTCCCCGCCAATACTGGGTGGAACCCCGCTCTACGGTGAAGCGTCCAGATGGAGTTGTTTGTAGCGACACGCAATCGCAATAAGGTCCGCGAGCTCCAGGCGTTGCTCGAAGACACCAAGCTGACCCTCTGTTCCTTTCGCGACTTCCGGGACCTGCCGGAGGTCGAGGAGGATGGTCGGACCTTCGAAGAGAACGCGACCAAGAAGGCAGTCGCATTGGCCAAGTACACCGGCCTGCTTACCATCGCCGACGATTCAGGCCTCGAGGTCGATGCCCTGGATGGCCAGCCCGGCGTGATGTCGGCTCGCTACGCTGGCCCCGACGCCACCGATAAGGAGAACAACGAGAAACTGCTTGCCCAGTTGCGCAACGTGCCCGAGGGGCGGCGCGCGGCGCGCTTCCGCTGCGCGATCGCACTTGCCACGCCAGCCGGGCTGATCGCCGTGGTCGAGGGCGTGTGTGAGGGCCGCATCGCGCTCGAGGAACGTGGCACGGAGGGTTTCGGCTACGACCCGCTGTTTGTCAAGGACGACTCGGTCAAGACGTTTGCCGAGCTCCCGCTCGAGGTCAAGAACCGCGTCAGCCACCGCGCGCTGGCCCTCGAGAAGGCGTTGCTCGTCATCGAGAACTACCTGCTGACCCGCGACGGCAAGGGAACGAAGCCCCCGGACGGTCGGGCAGATCGCCCGAAGCTGCCCGAAGGGCAACCGCCCGCCGAGACCGAGGACCGAACGTGACCATCCAGCCGCGCCGCATTGCGCTCCTTGGCTCGACCGGTTCGATCGGCCTGAGCACGTGCGAGGTCGTGCGCCGCCTCGGTGGGCGTGTCGAGATCGTCGCCTTGGCTGCCGGGGCCAACGTTGAGCTGCTCGCCGCCCAGGCGCTCGAGTTCCGGCCGCGACTTGTCGCCATCGCCGATCCGACCAAAGAGGCCGCGCTTCGATCGCGGCTGGCCGACGCGAGCAAGCTCGGGGGCAGTGTCGGGCGGCTCGTCCTCAGCCCGGCGGACATCGAGGTCGTGGCCGGCCCTGAAAGCCTTTGTCGCGCGGCCGCCTGCGAGGGCGCTGATATGGTCGTCTCGGCCGTCGTCGGGGCCGCCGGCATCCTGCCCACGGTCGAGGCGATCCGCGCCGGCAAGAACGTGGCG carries:
- a CDS encoding tetratricopeptide repeat protein, which translates into the protein MSKRASHKTRRLPGKPRPAARPAAPAGPPDGLMLRLTRLACYAGFPALLVLSPNWFYMQGMLLGSENSIYQWSVAEMMAVVVTTLWLVAIAVGHVPHLRFHWVDAALAGFFLISLVASLLVPYHFDSSRRLKEMLAGVAVFFVVKGAFVTERDQRTLVRVFMGMLGLVAVVGVVHYLWYVMGNHLFDMNGREIWFLSTNLHPDAAPWEKDFGVRAASFLGNPNFLASALLVLVPIGLAGLVMHRRPHIGPVALGAAVVWVIVAALLLWGAAEENGRLTELGDKLDAARESAQTTPAEWNAVGTQLKSAQTNMLGWANWVKVWALIGVGGVVAALVFEPFFGMAVAVVLGFALLLFTNSWAGFSGMLAGLVFLAIMIRVKQPARFRPQTAIGLGVALGAALIGFFVVKAASQSYIIPPREARTGLRAREILWDTVPQMVRERPILGFGAESFFTYCNKYMSRILPGPSRYERMLVLNPRAFIRPPGGQAPKRLTLLPERYPPPGTVSLLVPGKGERLVTEKHAQTFINNPNFIERNPGRVHGEYLAVLVETGVVGLAVFVALFVLFYTGSLAWPRGEDSWRSVVLLGATTAITAIAVMQAVDFPYRLPEASMLISATFALATAWHRGRGVKVPRALPVAAKAGLALLVAAAGVYLFMTTVQHARSLQVFNSARRELAKRRIPTDEVFKIYEDVYARRPLDHNLYFALPEMALYLDRLGKAAEYLRALEQVQPFHEKVQLLWGHYYRKTGDLVRAIDHYRRAIELEPRNFTARVFLTETLVRANELEEAKAALAQAWLWEDETTARMRRVRSGSSLTKRENRMVLVHMPDLYWPWIMNAEAMVRALEGDFDGARAMWRAAMARWRAERASLREVDQGAYGLYPEIPIFALNLSLLAQTTPEEVAANRTQWAAAFRGAADYETFKRLDDRYRMSLAWNEPTPPGPEDIVQLAQTAIDALDQIAHSERLGPKVLTLDGNMGRAYHIRRGLQMLRAGRGNDAMTEFELGTETEAAEVARANIAVVRTMTPQSMPSLRLVDEHVYADMLLRIDPRQHESLATYIEDLRALSAIYSNFDFVPLVSGQIAGRMSQGDREGAGWQFLMLEQLYPGDSRVAQLRAMLGL
- a CDS encoding M20/M25/M40 family metallo-hydrolase, which codes for MNSRRLRQIFVELLHVNSPSRREKPVAAYVKRAMRPVADEWFEDRAGKAIGGNANNLVFRLRGSRADAPPLVVVAHMDTVEPTPHLRIERRGTVVRSDGTTVLGADDKAGIAVMIEAARILARRRKTFRTVEFVFSVAEEVGLLGVEHLDYGRIEGRLGLVLDSNTPVGSIVVSAPSSDHLDVRIKGRKAHAGIEPEKGINAITVAARAIARLRQGRLDEEMTANIGVIEGGTATNIVPDEALVRGEARSFSERKLGRWVTHARTTFLKTAEAAGAEAQVETTRAFTTYDVPKTHPLVRAAARAARAIGRRSMLLRSGGGSDANVLNGRGITSVVLGLGYRDPHTKQESMDLVELDAAARWLLEIVETLGR
- a CDS encoding XTP/dITP diphosphatase, with amino-acid sequence MELFVATRNRNKVRELQALLEDTKLTLCSFRDFRDLPEVEEDGRTFEENATKKAVALAKYTGLLTIADDSGLEVDALDGQPGVMSARYAGPDATDKENNEKLLAQLRNVPEGRRAARFRCAIALATPAGLIAVVEGVCEGRIALEERGTEGFGYDPLFVKDDSVKTFAELPLEVKNRVSHRALALEKALLVIENYLLTRDGKGTKPPDGRADRPKLPEGQPPAETEDRT